The uncultured Paludibaculum sp. sequence GAAATCGCCGGCTTGCTCCTCAGGCTTCAATTGCGGAACGCGCATGCGCAGCATTTCTTCCCGGGAATAGCCAAACATATCGATCGCGCGGTCGTTTACTTCGATGATCCGGCCGTCGCGCTCGAAGACCAGGATGGCGTCGTTGGCGTGGCGTGAGAGCGCGTTGTACAGGCTCAGTAACCGACTCCGTTCCAGCTCCGATTGATACTTCTCAAGGTGGAACCAGGCACTCTGCCGGCGCAGAATCAACCGCACAAGAGCACCGCTGAGCAGTATGAGCGCGACGAGGAGCACGGAGAACTGGATGGTCGTCCGGAACTCCGGCGCAAGCGCCTCGCTACGGTCTATTTTTGCGAGGACAAACCAGCCGGAGCCGGCGACCTGCCGCGCGGCGGCGATGACGGCCTCGCCGCGGTAGTCGATACCTTCGATGCGGCCCCCCTCTCCCTGAATGGCCCGAACTTCGGGAGAGTCCGACGAAGCGAGAGGCTTGCGGATACCCAATGCTGAGTTTCGTCGCGCCCGGGTGTTGTTGAGGATCACCACAGAGCCGCCGTCGCGCTGAAGGAGCACCAGTTCGCCGGTCAGTCCGGCCGCCGACCACTCGCGAAGAGTTGGAAACAGGTAGATTTCCGGATCGATGCCCAGGAGAAGAGAGCCCAGCCGCTCGCCTTGCGGTGTCCTGAGTGCGATGTTTGCACTGAGAAGGGGCACCGCTCCGGCTGTGATGCCTGGGTCGGAGAACACAAGCTCGGCCTTGTCGGTGAGATTCGACGTCCATCTCTCCAACTGGCGGGAATCTGGCGTGAAACGCCCGGCCGAAATGAGCACCTCACCACGGACGCCAACGATAGACACGTTGGCGTAGTGGTACTGCTCTCGAAGCAGGTCGAGCCATTCACGGGCCTGTTCCCGTTCCAGGGGTATGGCCTGTCCACGCAGAGTCCGGAGTAGTACAGGCATGTGCTGGATGCCGGCGGCCAGCACCTGAGCATCGGCAAGCCGCTCGCCCCGCCAGGCGGCGACATCGGCGGCCTTCATGGCGGCCGCCGCGGACACTTTGAGATGCACCTCAGTGTCGAAGCCGCGATGCTGGTGGAGGATATAGAGGGATCCGGCCACGGCGATGCCAAAGATCAACAGCGCAAGAATCGGAATGGCGCTATAGACTCTTCGGGACTCTTTCTCCGCTTCCCTCATTCCAGACATAGTCTATGCCAGTTGAATGGGCATGGGATCATCGGGAAACAACAGGCCGCCGACGGCTCCGAGAGCCATGGATCGGGATGCCCTGAGTCCAACTGGTCTCGTTGGGGGTACCGAAGGAACTGCAGGGCCTGGTTCTGAGTCATTCACCGTGGCCCGTGAAGGGACGTGCGGCGAGCTCTGACAGAACATGTACGGCTTACACCCTGGGACGGTTTGTCGATTCGTTGACTCAACAGACTGGCTTTCGGAAGACGCCTGAGTCGGTGTGCACGCCGGGTCGGATTTGCCGCAACTGGACCGTGGGTTGCTGTCCGCACGACGGTGATGGCTGAGTCCTCTCGTATCACCCGACTGCCGCGTCAGCCTGGCCCGCGGACTGGATGCGGCAGGCATGGAGGAAGGCGCAGTAGCGGCAGGCATCCGGATTGGCAGGCTGCACGGCGATGTAACCCGAGGCGATCTGAAGGATGCTTTGCCCCGCTGCCTGGACGGCCTGGTCCATCAGCGTTTGTACCTGGCCATGCTGCGTGAACTCCTCATAAATGGTGTCGCCGCGCAGGCCAACGTATACGAACCCCAGGGGCTCCAAACCCTCCTGCCGGACCGCAGCCAGGTAAAGCCCGCCTTGCACGGTGAGGCCCGCCTCCAACTGCTCCAGCCGGCGTTTGATACCCGAGGCTCCGGAGAACTTGAAGTCGTAGACGATGGACTCGCGCGCTTCGGAGGTGTCGACACGGTCGGCGCGGCCCACTACGGGGAGGCCCTCGATCTCCAGGCGGAGGGGCCGTTCCGTCTCCACCTTCCAGCCCGGCAGGACACGGGCATTTTGCTCGTAGAAGCGCAGGCTGCGCTGGATGAGCAGGCGGGCCAGTTCGACGCGATGGGAGGGAGGAATGCGGCGCTGGGCGAGCATCGCGTTCCAGTGCTTCTCGAAGAGAACTTCCAGGGAGCCGAGGCCGCGATGCCAGTCGGAGATGACCGCGTGGATGACGATGCCCTGGGCGATGAAGTCCAGACGCTCGTGCGGCAAGGCGGGGCGCTCTCGTAGATCCATCGTCTTCGCGGCGAAGAACTGGAATGGACACTGGAGGTAACTTTCCAGAGCCGTGGGCCGGTGCTGTTTGTGTTTCGCCGATACAAAAGCAAGCGCGGGCGCGGACTGGAGAGCCGGACGTGGCGCCGGAGCCACGGCGGCAACGAGTGTGACGCGCAGACCTCGAGCCGGCACGGGCTCCTGCTCGATGGAGTCGAGCGCGAAGGAACGCAGCGTCGGGCGGCCCTCCGGGTCGTTGCGCGGCCAGGAGAGCACGAGCTCATGCGTGGATCGAGTGAGCGCGAACTGGAAGAGAAACTCCTCCTCGGCCTGGCGGTCGGCGCGATTGGAGACGGGCACTCCGTTGACGCGGAGGCGGAAGCGTGTCTCCTCGGAGAGTACGGGGTCGGGTGCGATTTTGCGCGGGAAGTCGCCTTCCAGAAGTCCACAGACGAAGACGACCGGCAGCTCCCACTGACGGGCCTCGTAGACGTCCAGGAGATGGACGGCGTCACGACGGGTGTCGGCGACACGGAGGGCGGCTTCGCTGAGCGCCTCCTGGGCGTGGCGCCAGAAGCCTTCAAGCAGCATGGGCTCCGGGCCCAGGAGTTCGGCCAGTTCCTTCAAGGTGGAGTGCAGCGTCTTGAGGGCCGCGGCGCGGGCCCGCCAGACACGCAACTTCGAGGGATCCACATCCGGCTGTGGCGAGGCGACGAGGACGGAGAGACCCGCGATGCGGGCGGCCCAATCGGCGGCGGGCGCGGGTTCCGAGGCCCAGCTCGTCATGGGTGCCAGGGCGTCCAAATACTGGGTGGGGAAGCTGACTCGATCGGCCAGTTCGGCCAGGCCGGAGCCAGGCAGCGCCTCCCGGACTTCCAATTCGAGGCGATCGGCCGCCGGCTCCTGACCGGATAGACTCACGGCGGAACGCAGTGCCTGGACGGTGCGGCGCCATTCCCAGCCGGTGAGCACCGCGTCGATCAGCAGCGTGATGAAGCGGCAGACCGGGTGTCCGGATAGCGGGCTGACGAAGTACGAGCGGAGTGGTACGCCCAAACGCGCGCAAACCGTTTCGAGCATCGGCACATAGGGATGGGCGGAGCGCACCACCACGCCCATGTCGCGCCAGGGGCGGCCGGCGGCGTGCAGTTCCATGACGCGGAGAGCGATCTCTTCCACTTCGCGCTCGCGGCTGACAGCGGCAAGCAGCGTGGTGGCGGGGCGCGGCCGCAGGGGTGTCATCCGCTGCTCGCGCAGGCCCATCTGGCGGAGGGCATCGCGAGAGGCCGAGGCGCCGGTCCACTCGGGCAGAGCCACGGTGAGGTCGGCGTGCGGCTTGAGGGCGCGCATCAGCTCGAGTTCCGAGCGTGTGAACGAGAAGAAGCCATCGAAGTAGAGCGCCTGAATAGAGCCGATGCCATTGTCCCGAATCACACGGGCAGTGGACGCGAGTTGGTGGGCGCGAAAGACGAGGCCGTTCGCGTTGAGACGGTCTTCCAATTGCTCGTAGACTTCCTGAAGGCCCTGGGAGAACGGGCCGGAATGGACGCCCAAGCCGCGCAGGGCGGCCCATTGGAGGGCATCGCAGCCGGCATTCGCCAAGTCCTCCAGAGCACTGGCCATGGCCGAGGCGAAGCCCGGACTGCCGGCCAGGGCCGCGAAGGCGCGCGGGTGGCCGTCGGCCAGGATCTGGCGCAAAAACAGAGTAACGGCGGTGGAGGAAGCCAGGCGCTGCGGCGGGTGCAGGCTCTCCACAAATCCAGCGATGGTCGTGATGGCGGAGCCGCGCACGAGCAGGCCTTCCCGGGCGAGGGAGTTACGCAGATGCTCGGCCATAGTGGCTGTGGGCACGATAAGCCGGAAGTCCGCCCGGGACGCGCGCAGATGGCGGCGCACCTCACGGAGGATGGCTGTGGTTTTTCCGGAGCCCGGTTCGCCGAGCAGCAGGCGCATGGTCACAGCGTAGCGCGCCACGCGCCCGCGGCGGGCTTAGGACTTGCGCAACTCCATATGGAAAGTGCGGAAGTGGCCATCCTGCTCCCGTGCCGAAATCACCTGGAATCCGGAAGAAGAGGCCAGCGAGCGGTAGTAAGCGAGGTCCATTGCCTGCGCGGGCCAGAATGTACCATAGCCGGTGTTGACGGTCTCCGCAGGCAGGTGAAACTCGAAGTAGTAGATGGGGCCCTTCGTGTTCTGGTTGGGCGCTGTGGGGATGCATGCGTCCCAGACGAGCCAGCGGCCACCGGACTTCAGCACCCGGAAGGTCTCCGCAAAGACTTTCCGCTGCACTTCCGGCTTCATGTACATTAGCGAGAAGAACGCCGTGGCGGTGTTGAACTGGCCATCAAGGAAGTGCATCTCGGTGGCGTCCATCACAATCTTGAGAGGACCGGGCGGAGCCTGCAGCAGCTCCTCCTTGTACAGATCGATCGCCACCACCTGGCGAGGCTTCATACGGCCGATGATGCCTTCGCCGCCTCCACCGATGTCGAGAATGTGGCCCTCGGCCTGGAAGTCAGGCACGGTAAAGGGCTGCCGTTCGTAGCGGAGCATGTTCGGCCGGTCCTGGGCGGCCAGCCGGGCCGCTCCCGCCAGGCCCAGCAGGAAGTGAGTACGTGTCAGCTTCATGCTTCCAGATACGAAGGCCCGAAACTGCCGGTTCCGTAAGACTTGAGACGAGCTATGTCTTCATGCGGGTCATCAGATAGATGCCGGCGAGCGCGAAGCCGGCGTCGGGCGACCAGGCAGCGATTTCGGGTGGTAGCTGGCCGACGTTGCCGAGCTGCTCGAAGAAGTAGGACATCGCGAAATAGGCGATGGCGACTCCGATGGAGATGCCGACGCCGGTCATCGCTCCGCGATTGCCGGTGAGAAACGCAAAGGGCACACTCAGCAAGGCCATCACCAGAGCGAACAACGGCACACTGAACTTCTTGTGATACTGCACCTGCAAGGGCGTCGTGTTGAAACCGGACTGCTGGAGCTCCGCGATGTAGGCGGAGAGCTGCCCGTAGTTCATCTGCTTGTAGGTCTTCACTTCCTTGAGGAACCAGGCCGGGGATTCGTCGAGCTCAGTGAAGGTGGCGGTGCCGCCCTGGAATCCGCGATAGGCATCATCGTGGGGCCGGATGTCGCGAACCCACCCGTTCTGGAAGATCCAGGTATTGAGGGATGGCTCCCACAGGGCGCGTTCCGCAAAGATGTGGCGACGTAGACGGTATGAGGCCGGATCAAGCTCGTAGACACTGACGCCGCCGAGGATATGCTCGTTCTCGTTCAGATACTTGTAGTAGTAAATACGCGACGCATGGCCAAAGATCCATTTGCGGTTGGGGCTGAGATAGGTCTGGACCGGCTTGCCCTTGATGTGATTGCGGAGCATGTCCTGAATGAGGTTCGCATTGGTGACCACGTAGTGATCGAAGGCGAAAAGAACACCGGACAGCGCCAGACAGGTGACCAGCACGGGGGCCGACAGGCGATAGAGGCTGACGCCGCACGCCTTCATCGCAATGATCTCGTTGGCCTTCGCCATGACGCCAAACGTGACCAGCACGGCAAACAGCACGCTCACCGGGGCCGCGTCGTAGAGCAGTTTCGGCGCCAGGAAAAAGAGATAGCGGAAGAGTTCCGAAATCGCGATGTTGTTCTTGAAGACGTCACCCAGCAACTCGAAGAAATTGAAGATCTCAGTGAGCATCACGAAGCAGAACAGCAGCATCGCGAAGTAGAAGAGAAAGTTCGACACGACGTAGGTGTCGATGACCTGGGGCAGCAGGAACAGCCGGGTACGGGAAGACCTCTGGGAGGATGAGGTCTCCTTGACGGGGCCTTCACGCAGGGAAGCGAGCGCCTTGAAGCGCTCCACGACAAAAGCGCGAATGGAGTCGAAGATGTCACGATCGCCGGGGCGCTCCAGACGCAGCAGCAGAACAAAGGCGGCCACGGCGAACAGGCCGTTGGGCATCCACACGGCGAGTTCCGCGGGCATCTTCCCCTCCCTGGCGAGGCTGATGAGGGACACCAGCATCGTGAAGTAGAAGAAGGCGAAGACCACGGTGATCACGAAGGCAGCCGAACGGCCGCCTTTGCGCGACGAAACGCCCAGAGGTATGCCGGTGAGGGCCAGCAGGAGACAGGCCAGAGGCAAGGCAAGACGCTGGTGAAACTCGATGCGGGCTTCCAGGGACTTGCCGATCTCGCCCATCAGTTCCATGGTCGGGGTGGCCGTGTAGTTCTTGGCTCTCACCTCGCCGCGAGCGCGGGCCTCGAGGGCCTGTTCGCCAACCGGGAAAGAAACCTTGTAGTAGTCCTGAGGATCCTTGGCGGCTTCGTAGGTGGAGCCGTTGCGCAGCGAAAGCTGCAGGCGGTTGCCGACGGTGTCGGGCACTACGAGCGACTCGGAGGCGATGGTGAGTACCGGCCCTTCGCCACGCTCCTGCCCGTTGTCGTTCTTGCGTTCGGACGGCGGCGTGAGATCGGCCATGAACAGGTTGCGCCAATGGACGGGCTGGCCGGTGAGCACGTCGCCGACGTAGATGATCTTGTTGGGGAACGACTCGTCGAAGACGCGGGGCTGAATTTCGGCCGTCAACTGGGCGGCCCCCATCTGGTTGATGACACGGATCATCTCCGCCTGGCACCAGGGAGTGAGCTGCAGCGAGCAGTAGCCGGTGATGCTCATGGCCACCAGGGCGAAGGCTGTGACCGGCAGAGTCACGCGGCGGGCGGGTACGCCGGCGGCGCGTAGGGCGGTGATCTCACCGTCGCTCGACATTCTCGAGAGCCCGATGAGCGTCCCAACCAGGACCCCCAGAGGGAGCGTGAGCGGCATGGTGGCCGGCAACAGCAACAGGAACAGGTATCCGACCGTCTCGGGCGAGGTGGTGGCGGAGACGAGGATGGTGAAGAGCTGGCCGGCCTTCTGGAGGAACAAGACGAAAATGAACATCAACGCGCCGAGGAAGGCGCTGGATGCTATTTCGCGAAAGATCGTACGTGAGAGAATGCCCATGCGGAACGAAGGCGCTTACACTCTGAGCTTAGCTGGTAAGGCGGCCCTACCGA is a genomic window containing:
- a CDS encoding class I SAM-dependent methyltransferase yields the protein MKLTRTHFLLGLAGAARLAAQDRPNMLRYERQPFTVPDFQAEGHILDIGGGGEGIIGRMKPRQVVAIDLYKEELLQAPPGPLKIVMDATEMHFLDGQFNTATAFFSLMYMKPEVQRKVFAETFRVLKSGGRWLVWDACIPTAPNQNTKGPIYYFEFHLPAETVNTGYGTFWPAQAMDLAYYRSLASSSGFQVISAREQDGHFRTFHMELRKS
- a CDS encoding PD-(D/E)XK nuclease family protein; the encoded protein is MRLLLGEPGSGKTTAILREVRRHLRASRADFRLIVPTATMAEHLRNSLAREGLLVRGSAITTIAGFVESLHPPQRLASSTAVTLFLRQILADGHPRAFAALAGSPGFASAMASALEDLANAGCDALQWAALRGLGVHSGPFSQGLQEVYEQLEDRLNANGLVFRAHQLASTARVIRDNGIGSIQALYFDGFFSFTRSELELMRALKPHADLTVALPEWTGASASRDALRQMGLREQRMTPLRPRPATTLLAAVSREREVEEIALRVMELHAAGRPWRDMGVVVRSAHPYVPMLETVCARLGVPLRSYFVSPLSGHPVCRFITLLIDAVLTGWEWRRTVQALRSAVSLSGQEPAADRLELEVREALPGSGLAELADRVSFPTQYLDALAPMTSWASEPAPAADWAARIAGLSVLVASPQPDVDPSKLRVWRARAAALKTLHSTLKELAELLGPEPMLLEGFWRHAQEALSEAALRVADTRRDAVHLLDVYEARQWELPVVFVCGLLEGDFPRKIAPDPVLSEETRFRLRVNGVPVSNRADRQAEEEFLFQFALTRSTHELVLSWPRNDPEGRPTLRSFALDSIEQEPVPARGLRVTLVAAVAPAPRPALQSAPALAFVSAKHKQHRPTALESYLQCPFQFFAAKTMDLRERPALPHERLDFIAQGIVIHAVISDWHRGLGSLEVLFEKHWNAMLAQRRIPPSHRVELARLLIQRSLRFYEQNARVLPGWKVETERPLRLEIEGLPVVGRADRVDTSEARESIVYDFKFSGASGIKRRLEQLEAGLTVQGGLYLAAVRQEGLEPLGFVYVGLRGDTIYEEFTQHGQVQTLMDQAVQAAGQSILQIASGYIAVQPANPDACRYCAFLHACRIQSAGQADAAVG
- a CDS encoding LptF/LptG family permease, giving the protein MGILSRTIFREIASSAFLGALMFIFVLFLQKAGQLFTILVSATTSPETVGYLFLLLLPATMPLTLPLGVLVGTLIGLSRMSSDGEITALRAAGVPARRVTLPVTAFALVAMSITGYCSLQLTPWCQAEMIRVINQMGAAQLTAEIQPRVFDESFPNKIIYVGDVLTGQPVHWRNLFMADLTPPSERKNDNGQERGEGPVLTIASESLVVPDTVGNRLQLSLRNGSTYEAAKDPQDYYKVSFPVGEQALEARARGEVRAKNYTATPTMELMGEIGKSLEARIEFHQRLALPLACLLLALTGIPLGVSSRKGGRSAAFVITVVFAFFYFTMLVSLISLAREGKMPAELAVWMPNGLFAVAAFVLLLRLERPGDRDIFDSIRAFVVERFKALASLREGPVKETSSSQRSSRTRLFLLPQVIDTYVVSNFLFYFAMLLFCFVMLTEIFNFFELLGDVFKNNIAISELFRYLFFLAPKLLYDAAPVSVLFAVLVTFGVMAKANEIIAMKACGVSLYRLSAPVLVTCLALSGVLFAFDHYVVTNANLIQDMLRNHIKGKPVQTYLSPNRKWIFGHASRIYYYKYLNENEHILGGVSVYELDPASYRLRRHIFAERALWEPSLNTWIFQNGWVRDIRPHDDAYRGFQGGTATFTELDESPAWFLKEVKTYKQMNYGQLSAYIAELQQSGFNTTPLQVQYHKKFSVPLFALVMALLSVPFAFLTGNRGAMTGVGISIGVAIAYFAMSYFFEQLGNVGQLPPEIAAWSPDAGFALAGIYLMTRMKT